The Candidatus Obscuribacterales bacterium genome has a segment encoding these proteins:
- a CDS encoding enoyl-CoA hydratase/isomerase family protein, with translation MSQDTAKMLEEKLGTVGGEKAVTLEVNKNNVAVVTVNLPGSEVNLLSSKVLAELNAAIEKIALMPQLKGAIFISGKKDNFFAGADVKEIQQLQSEQEIFAKQASDMGKVVFDKLEKLPIRVVAAINGICVGGGMEFALACHNRIATSSKKTMLGLPEVKLGFIPGWGANYRLAKLIGLQNALSIIPAGSVIPAKKAWKLGMVDEVVAPEKLLERAEEVVLTGRVKRAKQPFKAQAMKVLLEGNPLGRHFLGDMALKMTKRQTKGKYPAPVEAVKIIMNTASDTKQKSFERESNAFASLAATDVSKNLVGIFFAQNESKSTPNKIKPSIKVQTFGVLGTGVMGAGIAQAAVKAGYKVVIKDVNEEFLAKGMATIRGLFEKLVERRKMTQEEMDAYMKSITTTTSYDAFADCDMVLEAVKEDLAVKKSVLADLEKAIKKPFIYATNTSSLSVTAMAEGARNPELVVGVHFFNPVHKMPLVEIVRGKQTSDDAVAAAMIFAMKLGKTTVVTGDSAGFVVNRILTPYLREAIVLLEEGVAPADIEKAMKDFGMPMGPLTLMDEVGLDIGAKVVEVLHEAFGDRLKPPAILASLAGLKLLGKKGGKGLYLYDAAGKRGEFNPEILAAVKVKPVKKDKTEIQNRMVLLMLNEAVKCLEEGVITDPSQLDLAMIFGTGFPPFRGGILRYADQTGVKVVADSLEQLSKVAGENYKPAKMLLEKAAKGENFYK, from the coding sequence ATGAGCCAAGACACAGCAAAAATGCTGGAAGAAAAGCTTGGTACGGTCGGCGGAGAAAAAGCAGTTACGCTCGAGGTGAATAAAAACAATGTGGCAGTTGTCACAGTAAATTTGCCTGGCAGCGAAGTAAATCTCCTGTCGTCAAAAGTACTGGCCGAGTTAAATGCGGCGATTGAAAAAATTGCTCTGATGCCGCAATTGAAAGGTGCCATTTTTATCTCCGGTAAGAAAGACAACTTCTTTGCCGGAGCTGATGTCAAAGAAATCCAACAGCTGCAAAGCGAACAGGAAATCTTTGCCAAGCAAGCATCCGATATGGGCAAAGTTGTTTTCGATAAATTGGAAAAACTACCTATTCGCGTAGTTGCTGCAATTAACGGCATCTGCGTCGGCGGTGGTATGGAATTTGCTCTGGCTTGCCACAACCGTATAGCTACAAGTTCGAAGAAAACAATGCTTGGCTTGCCGGAAGTCAAACTGGGATTCATTCCTGGTTGGGGTGCCAACTATCGTTTGGCCAAACTCATCGGCTTGCAAAATGCTTTGTCGATCATCCCGGCTGGCAGTGTAATTCCTGCTAAGAAAGCCTGGAAGTTAGGCATGGTTGATGAGGTTGTTGCGCCGGAAAAACTTCTCGAGCGTGCTGAAGAAGTTGTGCTGACTGGTCGTGTTAAGCGCGCCAAGCAGCCATTCAAAGCACAAGCTATGAAAGTGCTTTTGGAAGGTAATCCGCTTGGCCGTCACTTCTTGGGTGACATGGCTTTGAAGATGACCAAGAGACAAACAAAGGGTAAATATCCGGCACCTGTAGAAGCAGTCAAAATAATCATGAACACTGCTTCCGACACCAAGCAAAAATCGTTTGAAAGAGAGTCGAATGCTTTTGCCTCGTTGGCTGCAACCGATGTATCGAAGAATCTCGTCGGCATCTTCTTCGCTCAAAATGAATCGAAGAGCACGCCTAACAAGATAAAGCCTTCAATTAAGGTGCAGACATTTGGTGTTCTCGGCACTGGTGTTATGGGTGCAGGTATTGCTCAAGCTGCAGTCAAAGCCGGCTACAAAGTAGTCATCAAAGACGTCAATGAGGAATTCTTGGCGAAGGGCATGGCTACAATCCGTGGACTCTTTGAGAAGCTTGTGGAAAGACGCAAGATGACTCAAGAGGAAATGGATGCTTACATGAAGAGCATCACCACTACGACAAGCTATGACGCTTTTGCTGATTGCGACATGGTTTTGGAAGCCGTGAAAGAAGATCTCGCTGTTAAGAAGAGTGTTCTTGCTGACTTGGAAAAAGCCATCAAGAAGCCTTTCATCTATGCGACAAACACCAGTTCGTTGTCGGTAACGGCGATGGCTGAAGGCGCTCGTAATCCTGAGCTTGTTGTAGGAGTTCACTTCTTCAATCCAGTTCATAAGATGCCGTTAGTTGAAATCGTCCGTGGCAAACAAACATCTGATGATGCAGTAGCCGCAGCAATGATCTTCGCCATGAAACTCGGCAAGACAACTGTTGTGACAGGCGATTCGGCCGGCTTTGTAGTCAACCGCATCCTCACTCCTTACTTGCGTGAAGCCATTGTGCTTCTGGAAGAAGGTGTCGCACCGGCGGACATTGAAAAGGCGATGAAAGACTTCGGCATGCCTATGGGTCCATTAACGCTAATGGACGAAGTAGGTTTGGACATCGGTGCCAAAGTTGTTGAAGTCTTGCATGAAGCTTTCGGCGATCGCTTGAAGCCACCGGCTATCCTTGCATCACTTGCTGGCTTGAAGCTGCTCGGTAAAAAGGGCGGCAAAGGCTTGTATCTCTATGATGCAGCAGGTAAGCGTGGTGAGTTCAATCCGGAAATTCTGGCTGCTGTTAAGGTTAAGCCGGTGAAGAAGGATAAGACCGAAATCCAAAACCGCATGGTGCTCTTGATGCTCAATGAAGCGGTCAAGTGCTTGGAAGAAGGCGTCATTACCGATCCGTCACAACTGGATTTGGCAATGATCTTCGGCACAGGCTTCCCACCATTCCGTGGTGGCATCCTGCGCTATGCCGATCAAACAGGCGTCAAAGTAGTTGCTGATTCACTTGAGCAGCTATCGAAAGTGGCTGGTGAAAACTACAAACCAGCGAAGATGCTTCTAGAAAAAGCAGCTAAGGGC